The Argonema galeatum A003/A1 genome includes a window with the following:
- a CDS encoding glycosyltransferase family 2 protein, whose product MDVAVIITLFNGAKWIRQTLESVFSQEHPPVEVVVVDDGSEDGSPEIVRSFPGVTLLRNSGKGENSACEFGFRHTNAPLVAFLDHDDIWHPSHLRILSSILEQNPQCPAAFSSCLFFNSDDSLVFPSPKLNAVPFDPWRDFPKNKIPTNSSVVIRRDALNEMGGWPAKFSGYGDAYTWFRLSVAQPLIENRSTTIGYRQHESSLNIDLRSRKALIYFNEALAASEDAFAHRLAKYPKDSDRLKRRLAVLTPMSDILKATINSDYQLLKESALAFEASLAGESTAFIKSMLNMLFWFLSPSLNIETLARKTDYFKILIQHWPKDASNSREALMDYNLGNRIIWNSWNYLSTQPWQISRWTLFTDVVYLRLLWYWNRFTISIARD is encoded by the coding sequence ATGGATGTCGCTGTTATAATCACTCTATTCAACGGAGCTAAATGGATTCGCCAAACTCTGGAGTCAGTTTTCTCTCAAGAACACCCTCCAGTCGAAGTAGTGGTTGTCGATGACGGTTCGGAGGATGGGTCGCCGGAAATTGTTCGATCTTTCCCAGGGGTGACATTACTTCGCAATTCCGGCAAAGGGGAAAATTCGGCTTGTGAATTTGGCTTTCGGCACACGAACGCGCCGCTAGTTGCCTTCTTGGATCATGATGATATTTGGCATCCATCTCACTTGCGAATTCTCAGCAGTATTCTGGAACAAAATCCTCAATGTCCTGCTGCATTTAGTAGTTGCCTATTTTTCAATTCAGATGATAGCCTTGTCTTTCCATCGCCAAAATTAAATGCAGTGCCATTCGATCCCTGGCGGGATTTCCCTAAAAATAAAATTCCCACAAATTCATCTGTTGTGATTCGCCGCGATGCACTAAATGAAATGGGTGGTTGGCCAGCGAAATTTAGCGGTTATGGTGATGCTTATACTTGGTTTAGACTCAGTGTTGCTCAACCTTTAATCGAAAATCGATCGACTACAATAGGATACCGCCAGCATGAGAGTTCCCTGAATATAGACCTTCGTTCGCGAAAGGCTCTGATTTATTTTAATGAAGCTCTAGCTGCTTCAGAGGATGCTTTTGCTCACCGACTTGCCAAGTATCCTAAAGATAGCGATCGTCTGAAAAGACGCTTAGCAGTCTTGACACCAATGTCAGACATTCTGAAAGCAACAATTAACTCAGATTACCAACTCTTAAAAGAATCTGCCTTGGCCTTTGAAGCTAGTCTAGCAGGTGAGTCAACAGCCTTCATCAAATCCATGTTAAATATGCTATTTTGGTTCCTCTCTCCCAGTTTAAACATAGAAACACTAGCAAGGAAAACAGACTACTTCAAAATTTTGATTCAACATTGGCCAAAAGACGCCAGCAATAGCCGAGAAGCACTTATGGATTATAATCTAGGAAACCGAATTATTTGGAATTCTTGGAATTACCTAAGTACACAACCCTGGCAAATCAGCCGTTGGACGCTATTTACGGATGTCGTTTATCTCAGGCTTCTCTGGTATTGGAATCGCTTCACCATAAGTATAGCTAGGGACTAG
- a CDS encoding CBS domain-containing protein: protein MDVILCHTTADFDALGAAVGLTRLKAGAKIVLPGGAHPVVRDFLALHRDEFALMERRSINPEQIRSVTIVDTQQRDRLGKAAEWLDLPHLTEIILYDHHLNQDTDIPATQTYIESVGATTTLVVEHLQKLAGEPGTPGAEGKLSELFLTPAEATVMALGIHVDTGSLTFEHTTPRDAAALAWLMTQGVSLKAIAEYVDPGLSRQLQELLKVALNNLQSTTQWGYTISWCLLNTEGFVPGLSSLTTQLLELTESDAVFLAARYPLREEENRSGGVGEQRGRGAEGQRGRGAEGQGGGGVGEEEESAIANPKSEIPNPKSDDRLTVIGRSRIEGTNLNQLFQQIGGGGHSQAASASLRGVDPLPILEQLVEQIENQIPHPPTAQELMSSPVRTIRPDTTIEQAQRILLRYGHSGLSVVDNQDRLVGIISRRDIDIALHHGFSHARVKGYMTTNLKTIAPDTSLPEIESLMVTYDIGRLPVLETGQLVGIVTRTDVLRLIHQEKAKVKSQKSEENLPLASCLLPSIRDRLAPPLWQLLEKASQQAEKRGWHLYLVGGAVRDLLLVRSANILMIEDIDLVVDGFHKSADVGAGVELAKALQQLYPNARLDVHGQFQTAALLWHNDPELGSLWVDIATARTEFYPYPAANPEVEASSIRQDLYRRDFTINALAVRLNEPRPGELLDFFGGVLDLQSRQIRVLHANSFIEDPTRIYRAVRFAVRLGFEIEAQTARYIRYALASGIYEQVQGKNGRAPALETRLKSELKYILQAPYWKPALQLLANLGALRCIHPTLELDEKLWWQVRLLDRCLRRFDPQKSIAHWQTRLEVLIAYLIPEYRGKVVTNLQLPVDSIERLQNLALAQSEVMETLSKCDRKSEIVRSLRRYDLPTLILIAVQSPRDVRRKIWLYLTDWRNVKAPLNGNDLKALGYKPGPQYSKMLDDLLAATLDGAGVVCDRASAEAFLAEHFPKPAK, encoded by the coding sequence ATGGATGTGATTCTCTGTCATACAACAGCAGATTTTGACGCTCTGGGAGCGGCTGTAGGGCTGACGCGCCTGAAAGCTGGGGCGAAAATTGTCTTACCTGGGGGCGCACACCCAGTGGTGCGGGATTTTTTGGCGTTGCACCGGGATGAGTTTGCTTTGATGGAACGTCGATCGATAAATCCCGAACAAATTCGCTCTGTGACGATCGTAGATACTCAACAACGCGATCGCTTGGGAAAAGCAGCTGAGTGGTTAGATCTACCTCACCTGACTGAAATTATCCTCTACGACCATCATCTCAATCAAGATACAGATATCCCCGCCACTCAAACTTATATCGAGTCGGTGGGAGCCACTACAACTCTGGTTGTGGAACATTTGCAAAAATTAGCAGGAGAGCCGGGGACTCCAGGAGCAGAGGGGAAACTTTCAGAACTATTCCTGACGCCAGCGGAGGCGACCGTGATGGCGTTGGGTATCCACGTTGATACGGGATCTCTCACATTTGAGCATACGACGCCCAGAGACGCCGCTGCTTTGGCTTGGTTGATGACGCAAGGGGTAAGCCTTAAGGCGATCGCAGAATATGTCGATCCCGGTTTGTCTCGCCAATTGCAGGAACTCCTGAAGGTTGCGCTAAATAATTTGCAAAGCACAACTCAGTGGGGTTACACAATATCTTGGTGTCTGTTAAATACAGAGGGTTTTGTGCCCGGTTTATCCAGTCTTACCACACAATTACTGGAGTTAACTGAAAGCGATGCTGTGTTTCTGGCGGCGAGATATCCCTTGCGGGAAGAAGAGAACAGGAGTGGGGGAGTGGGGGAGCAGAGGGGCAGAGGAGCAGAGGGGCAGAGGGGCAGAGGGGCAGAGGGGCAGGGGGGTGGGGGAGTGGGGGAGGAAGAAGAATCAGCGATCGCAAATCCAAAATCTGAAATCCCAAATCCAAAATCGGACGATCGCTTAACGGTGATCGGTCGATCGCGCATTGAAGGCACAAACCTCAACCAACTCTTCCAACAAATCGGTGGTGGCGGTCATTCCCAGGCAGCATCTGCAAGTCTGCGGGGGGTAGATCCACTACCAATCTTAGAACAACTGGTCGAACAAATCGAAAATCAGATTCCCCATCCTCCCACAGCACAGGAGTTGATGTCTTCTCCAGTGCGAACAATTCGCCCAGATACAACAATTGAACAAGCCCAGCGAATATTATTGCGGTACGGACATTCTGGGTTATCTGTGGTAGATAACCAAGATCGGTTAGTTGGCATTATTTCCAGGCGAGATATTGATATTGCGCTGCATCACGGTTTCAGTCATGCAAGGGTAAAAGGCTACATGACGACTAATCTAAAAACGATCGCACCTGATACCTCGCTACCGGAGATTGAGTCGCTCATGGTAACTTACGATATCGGGCGATTGCCAGTTTTGGAAACTGGACAGCTAGTGGGAATTGTTACCCGCACCGATGTTTTGCGGCTGATCCATCAGGAAAAGGCCAAAGTCAAAAGTCAAAAATCAGAAGAAAATTTGCCTTTAGCCTCTTGCCTTTTGCCTTCTATTCGCGATCGTCTCGCTCCCCCACTTTGGCAATTACTTGAAAAAGCATCTCAGCAGGCAGAAAAACGCGGTTGGCATCTCTATCTAGTCGGGGGTGCAGTGCGGGATTTGCTCCTCGTGCGATCGGCTAATATCCTGATGATTGAAGATATCGACTTAGTAGTAGATGGTTTTCATAAATCAGCCGATGTTGGCGCGGGTGTAGAATTAGCAAAAGCGCTTCAGCAACTCTATCCCAATGCTCGCTTAGACGTTCACGGTCAATTTCAAACAGCTGCCCTTTTGTGGCATAACGATCCAGAGTTGGGTTCTCTTTGGGTAGATATTGCCACCGCGAGGACGGAATTTTATCCTTATCCAGCTGCCAATCCAGAAGTGGAAGCCAGTTCTATTCGTCAAGACCTTTATCGACGAGATTTTACCATTAATGCTTTGGCTGTGCGGCTAAACGAACCGCGTCCTGGCGAGCTATTAGATTTCTTTGGCGGGGTATTGGATTTACAATCTCGGCAGATTCGGGTTTTGCACGCCAATAGCTTTATCGAAGATCCGACGCGGATTTATCGTGCTGTGCGGTTTGCTGTGCGGTTGGGATTTGAGATTGAGGCTCAGACAGCGCGGTATATCCGCTATGCTCTAGCCAGCGGTATCTACGAGCAAGTTCAGGGGAAAAATGGTCGTGCGCCTGCGTTGGAAACTCGACTCAAAAGCGAACTGAAGTACATTTTGCAAGCTCCGTACTGGAAACCCGCTTTGCAATTACTGGCAAATTTGGGGGCGTTGCGCTGCATCCATCCTACCTTGGAATTAGATGAGAAACTGTGGTGGCAAGTGCGTTTGCTCGATCGCTGTCTGCGGCGTTTCGATCCGCAAAAAAGTATTGCACATTGGCAAACGCGACTGGAAGTTTTAATCGCTTATCTGATACCGGAATATCGCGGTAAAGTAGTAACAAATCTCCAGCTACCTGTAGATAGTATCGAAAGGCTGCAAAACTTGGCTCTGGCTCAATCTGAGGTGATGGAAACTTTATCTAAGTGCGATCGCAAAAGTGAAATTGTGCGATCGTTGCGTCGATACGATTTGCCTACTCTCATATTAATTGCAGTACAAAGTCCAAGAGACGTGCGGCGGAAAATCTGGCTTTATCTGACAGACTGGAGAAATGTAAAAGCTCCCCTCAACGGCAACGATCTGAAAGCCTTGGGATATAAACCAGGGCCGCAGTATAGTAAAATGTTGGATGATTTATTGGCGGCGACGCTGGATGGGGCAGGGGTAGTGTGCGATCGGGCATCTGCTGAAGCATTTTTGGCCGAACATTTTCCTAAACCAGCAAAATAA